CCCCCTGTATCAATTCCGATCCATGCTGACATAAATTAATCTCCTTTATTATCCCACGAGTGATTCGTACCCCCCTATCATAACGTAATAGGAGTCGGCATTAAAGAAAAAATTCTCCTAAAAACGGAGAATTTATTATACTTGTATTATATTTTTCTCGATTAATGCCCGTTTATAAAACTCAGCAACAAACATATGCTCATACTTATTAAGCAAATGCAGAACCCTTGCCTCATATGTATTGGTTGGTTCATCATCCAAATTAAATCTTGCAATAATCTCTTCTTTTTTCAATAAATTTACTAATGTCATTACTTCTGTTTTTGGTAAAGTTACTTGATGTAATTTCAATATTTTTGACATTGAACGTAATGCCGTTCGTGAAATTAAGATTTTCCCGTTCATATTCTCGGAAATTTGCTGCAAGAACTGTTTTGCCTGCGCATTCGGTTTAATCGAAATCTTTTCCATTATCGTTGTTTCCCCGTCTTCCCCTTGACGTTCAATCATTTGAACAGTAAATGGAAGCTCATCACGGAAAGTTTTCATTGATTCAACCGTTATGCAATCACCCTCGACTTTGCAATTTGTCGCAGAAATGACTAGTTCGTATGTCGTTTCCAGCATTCTAAAATTTGTCAGCAATAAAATAAAATCATTTGTTTGCTGCTGTTCAATTAGCTGATCTCCATCAACTTTAACAAAGATTGAGAGCAGACTTGCCGCATCGGCTAAAGCACGGTGCTGTGTTTCGTTTTCCAAACCAAGCTGTGCCATTAATCCTCCTAATGAAGGCTGCTCTTTTAAACCATTGGCAATCATATATTTTTGCTGAAAATCGATCATTGGATATAAGCAATCATTTTTTAAGTAATTGCGCGACAGCTCTTCTTCAAGCACTTTCCGATCAAATTCGCCAAATGTCAAAAATACATAATCCTGCTTGCACCAGCGTTTAAACTTATTAAAAGCTTCTTTAAAAGAAGGGGCATCAACTAGCTGTTCTGTAGTGATACCTGTTAACTTTTGAATATGCGCATTCAGTTTTTTGAATTTATATGGCTGAATTAGCTGTGTAAACGTTTCTGTCGTACCATCCGGTAACCACTTAACAGCACCAATCTCAATAATATACTGTTTACCGCGTATAAGAGCGGCTTCTATATCTATACTTATATATGTTTTCGTTCGTTCCAAATTTTTCACCTACACCGAATCTATCTAAATTTAACAGGATAAGAATTCCCCATTAAAGATTAACTTCTCTCATTGTATATGAAAATATGGGATATGACACGATAATGTTCGTTTATTCCACACAATTCGTGTTAAATGGCTTGAAAAAATGTGATTTTATTATAAATTATTATCAATACTATTGATGGTCCTGCAAATTTTCAATATTTTAATAAGCGATCGATGAACATATCTTTAAGTTTTTCCCAATCTTCCAAAATGACACTATACATAACGGTATGACGAATGCTTCCTTCTTTTCGAATCATATGATTGCGCAAAACGCCTTCTTTCACTGCGCCAATGCGTTCGATGGCTTTCTGTGAACGGTAGTTTTCGTGCCCTGTTTTTATTTGAATACGATTTAATTTAAGGACTTCAAAACAATATTGAAACAATAGAAACTTGCAATTTGTATTAATCGCAGAACGCCAAACACTCGTATTATACCAAGTAGCCCCTATTTCCAGCCGTTTATGGGGAAATGAAATATCAAGAAAAGATGTACAGCCTACAATTTCGTCTGTTTTTTTATCGATGATCGCAAACATATACGAAATCCCTTTTTCCCGCTCTTTAATCGCATTTTCAATATAGTTTTGTACCCCTTCTTTTGAAAGCAATGTTACCGACATATGCTCCCAAATCCGCTCATCATTCGCGGCATTTGTGATCGCTTCGATATCACTTAATTGGACTGGTCTTAACTTGATGATGTCATTTTCTAATATTATTTCTTCCATATGATTCTCCCTTTTCACTGTATTTGAACGAATATTCCCGCTATTTATCGCAGGGAATGAACCTGAGATAGATTCCGCACAAATTCCGAGAACCTTTCTTCTTCCTCAATAAACGGATTGTGGTTGCTTTCTGCAAAGGTCGTCAATGTCGCATTCGCCAATAAATCCGCTGCTTCCACTGCAAATTCATATGGACATTGCGCATCATATAACCCGCCATAAATATAAGCTTTTGTTTTCACTGTTGGTAATTCCGGTCGCAAATCGAATTCTGGCAGCTCTTTATACGAAAAATAATCCAGTCTTTTCGAAACGGTTTTCCCGCTGTTCGGACGGCTTATCATATTTTCATAGCTCTGTTCTTTATATAACGACATAAGCGCCCATTCTTTAGAGCCAGCTCTTCTTTGCTCGATTGTTGATGTTGGATCACCCAGCATTGTTAAAATTTCAAGTATTCTTTTGTTGTTCGGATTTTCCTTGCAGTAAATGCTCGCAGGATGATGCATATATTCCGCAGAAGCACAAAGACCGCCAGCGACGATAAATTCCACACTTTTCGGATGCAAAATAGCATAATCTAATGCCAGCATCCCTCCTGTTGAATGCCCCGCAAAGCCCCATGCGTCATAACCTGATGCTGCGCGGATAGCCTCCAGATCTTCTACGCTATCCTGCATACCATA
This window of the Solibacillus isronensis genome carries:
- a CDS encoding 3'-5' exonuclease, with the translated sequence MERTKTYISIDIEAALIRGKQYIIEIGAVKWLPDGTTETFTQLIQPYKFKKLNAHIQKLTGITTEQLVDAPSFKEAFNKFKRWCKQDYVFLTFGEFDRKVLEEELSRNYLKNDCLYPMIDFQQKYMIANGLKEQPSLGGLMAQLGLENETQHRALADAASLLSIFVKVDGDQLIEQQQTNDFILLLTNFRMLETTYELVISATNCKVEGDCITVESMKTFRDELPFTVQMIERQGEDGETTIMEKISIKPNAQAKQFLQQISENMNGKILISRTALRSMSKILKLHQVTLPKTEVMTLVNLLKKEEIIARFNLDDEPTNTYEARVLHLLNKYEHMFVAEFYKRALIEKNIIQV
- a CDS encoding alpha/beta fold hydrolase gives rise to the protein MWEQQLIETTRGVFEVFTKGEGKPLCVTHLYSEFNENGNRFAEMFTPYYKVHLVNLRGCGKSTDDVSVFNYGMQDSVEDLEAIRAASGYDAWGFAGHSTGGMLALDYAILHPKSVEFIVAGGLCASAEYMHHPASIYCKENPNNKRILEILTMLGDPTSTIEQRRAGSKEWALMSLYKEQSYENMISRPNSGKTVSKRLDYFSYKELPEFDLRPELPTVKTKAYIYGGLYDAQCPYEFAVEAADLLANATLTTFAESNHNPFIEEEERFSEFVRNLSQVHSLR
- a CDS encoding GNAT family N-acetyltransferase, with translation MEEIILENDIIKLRPVQLSDIEAITNAANDERIWEHMSVTLLSKEGVQNYIENAIKEREKGISYMFAIIDKKTDEIVGCTSFLDISFPHKRLEIGATWYNTSVWRSAINTNCKFLLFQYCFEVLKLNRIQIKTGHENYRSQKAIERIGAVKEGVLRNHMIRKEGSIRHTVMYSVILEDWEKLKDMFIDRLLKY